A genomic stretch from Pseudomonadota bacterium includes:
- a CDS encoding RNA methyltransferase, giving the protein MTAVYCALVHYPVRDREGTSVTASITNLDVHDIARAARTYGLSGYFLITPVDAQRVLATRIIDHWLKGAGLRRGPERAEALGLCHVVGSIECAAAAIAAESGARPTLVATAASPPRKRSTLSFERLRASLTERKAPLLLLFGTSHGLALEVLDACDAVLEPIVGPTAYNHLSVRSAAAIVLDRLLGPRQAAARQ; this is encoded by the coding sequence GTGACGGCGGTATACTGCGCGCTGGTCCACTATCCAGTGCGCGACCGCGAGGGGACGTCCGTGACCGCGTCGATCACGAATCTCGACGTGCATGACATCGCTCGCGCGGCCAGGACCTACGGCCTGTCGGGCTACTTCCTGATTACCCCTGTGGATGCCCAGCGGGTGCTGGCCACGCGCATTATCGACCACTGGCTCAAGGGTGCGGGCTTGCGCAGGGGGCCCGAGCGCGCCGAAGCGCTCGGCCTGTGTCACGTGGTGGGATCGATCGAGTGCGCCGCTGCTGCGATAGCTGCGGAAAGCGGTGCCCGACCCACGCTCGTTGCCACCGCTGCCAGTCCCCCGAGGAAGCGCTCGACCCTGAGCTTCGAGCGCCTGAGGGCCAGCCTGACCGAACGGAAGGCGCCGTTGCTGCTGCTTTTTGGCACCAGCCACGGCCTGGCCTTGGAGGTCTTGGATGCCTGCGATGCCGTTCTCGAGCCCATCGTCGGTCCCACGGCGTACAACCACCTCTCGGTACGCTCGGCCGCCGCAATCGTACTCGACAGGCTGCTCGGGCCACGCCAAGCCGCTGCCCGTCAATGA
- a CDS encoding AarF/UbiB family protein, protein MPSLLNTVRDLDRLRQIVTVLARHGFGEVVQRAGLSALASRSPVTTSDSQVSVGARIRLVLQDLGPSFVKLGQIASTRPDLLPPDVIAELQKLQDEVPPVPFAELKVELEEQLGGSVSEVFEVFEESPLASASIGQAHQAKLSGPEGPIDVVVKIQRPNIRAVIERDIDLLYWLAHAIERSMPESRIYCPVRMVSEFDRAISSECDYGQEADNAERFRANFATTPSVTFPSVFRQASSKKVLTLSFLPGRNVFEAVREGASGEVIARNALAVMMKMIFEHGFFHADPHPGNVLIQGDPSSPVIGLIDLGLVGRLSPKLRDKTIDLVLAAAREDHRAVVDALCSIGTATKPLDRDGLEARVAQLSHKYVGKQLKDLELSSLVRDLASTASQFGLEIPPDFLLVARALTMVEGIGKQIHPQLDVLEEIKPYFTELLLRRYAPEKISGDLLRMAGQLTSAASDVPAYTQEVLHDLRQGRLSFQVHNPSLNQVADRLGRRVFSGLVASALIGSGAFLIAKEQLLAGAGFLFASVLTALFYAGLLTFSDKR, encoded by the coding sequence ATGCCCTCGCTGCTCAACACGGTACGCGACCTTGATCGACTCCGCCAGATCGTCACGGTGCTGGCAAGGCACGGGTTCGGCGAGGTAGTCCAACGTGCGGGGCTCTCCGCCCTTGCCTCCAGAAGCCCCGTGACCACGAGCGACTCGCAGGTCAGCGTCGGCGCGCGAATACGCCTCGTGCTGCAGGATCTCGGGCCCTCGTTCGTCAAGCTTGGTCAGATCGCCTCCACCCGACCCGATCTGCTGCCACCCGACGTAATCGCCGAACTGCAGAAGCTGCAGGATGAAGTGCCGCCGGTGCCTTTTGCCGAGCTGAAAGTCGAGTTGGAGGAGCAGTTGGGCGGCAGCGTCTCGGAGGTCTTCGAGGTCTTCGAGGAATCCCCCCTCGCCTCGGCATCGATCGGCCAGGCCCACCAGGCGAAGCTCAGCGGGCCGGAGGGTCCAATCGACGTTGTAGTAAAGATCCAACGCCCCAACATCCGGGCCGTGATCGAACGCGACATCGACCTGCTGTATTGGCTTGCCCATGCGATCGAGCGCTCGATGCCCGAGTCGCGCATCTACTGTCCCGTGCGCATGGTCAGCGAGTTCGACCGAGCGATCAGCTCGGAATGCGACTACGGACAGGAGGCCGACAACGCCGAGCGCTTCAGAGCCAATTTCGCGACCACGCCGAGCGTGACGTTCCCCAGCGTGTTTCGCCAGGCTTCCTCGAAGAAGGTGCTCACACTTTCTTTCTTACCCGGCAGGAACGTGTTCGAGGCAGTGCGAGAGGGCGCCAGCGGCGAGGTGATCGCTCGCAACGCCCTGGCCGTGATGATGAAGATGATATTCGAACACGGCTTCTTCCATGCGGATCCGCATCCGGGCAACGTGCTTATCCAGGGCGACCCCAGCTCCCCGGTGATCGGACTGATCGACCTGGGTCTCGTTGGCCGCTTGAGCCCGAAGCTGAGAGACAAGACGATCGACCTCGTGCTTGCGGCCGCACGCGAGGACCACAGGGCCGTGGTGGATGCTCTCTGTAGCATCGGGACAGCCACGAAGCCTCTGGATCGGGACGGGCTCGAGGCCCGCGTCGCGCAACTATCGCACAAGTACGTCGGAAAACAGCTCAAGGATCTCGAGCTGTCGAGCCTCGTGCGCGATCTTGCCTCCACGGCGAGCCAGTTCGGCCTGGAGATTCCACCCGACTTCCTCCTGGTGGCCCGAGCGCTGACCATGGTCGAGGGCATTGGCAAGCAGATTCATCCGCAACTCGACGTCCTGGAGGAGATAAAGCCCTATTTCACCGAGCTGCTGCTGCGCCGCTACGCGCCGGAGAAGATCAGCGGTGACCTGCTGCGCATGGCCGGCCAACTCACCAGCGCCGCGAGCGACGTACCGGCCTACACCCAGGAGGTGCTGCACGACCTGCGCCAGGGCCGTCTTAGCTTCCAGGTCCACAATCCCTCGCTCAACCAGGTGGCCGACAGGCTTGGGCGCCGCGTATTCAGTGGGCTTGTCGCCTCCGCTCTGATCGGCTCTGGCGCGTTTCTGATCGCCAAAGAGCAGCTGCTCGCGGGTGCAGGGTTCCTGTTCGCCTCCGTGTTGACCGCGCTCTTCTACGCCGGCCTGCTGACCTTCAGCGACAAGCGCTGA
- a CDS encoding carbamoyltransferase, whose protein sequence is MTAILGISAFYHDSAAALVVDGRIVAAAQEERFTRKKHDHHFPQRALEYCLDQAGLSASQLDYVGFYDKPVLKFERLLETYVAYAPRGYRSFMKAMPLWLREKLHIPRALSKGLGGAYTRKFIFTEHHESHAASAFFPSPFEEAAVLTLDGVGEWATASVGVGRGNELSLVQEMHFPHSIGLLYSAFTYFTGFRVNSGEYKLMGLAPYGEPRFAQLMLDKLLDLKPDGSLRMDMRYFNYCHGLTMTSSKMDKLFGGPPRKPEAPITQREMDIAASIQQVTEEIMLRCARHAHEVTGQRNLCLAGGVALNCVGNGRIARESPFDQIWIQPAAGDAGGALGTALFIWHQLLGNERRVGHSDSQTGSLLGPRFDLDEIRRFLDAQGASYHVYGDDRQLCRRVAELLNQEKVVGWMQGRMEFGPRALGSRSILGDPRSSRMQSVMNLKIKFRESFRPFAPSVLKEHAQEYFGLGQGTESPYMLVVAPVVEAKRAKTNGSSAMGLDKLKVVRSEVPAITHVDYSARVQTVDGERHGRYYRLLKEFYSQSGCPVLINTSFNVRGEPIVCTPEDAYRCFLATNMDVLVLEDVVLLKDEQAAAPKHEVDQYLSQFSLD, encoded by the coding sequence ATGACCGCAATTCTCGGAATCTCTGCCTTCTATCACGACTCAGCGGCCGCCCTGGTGGTGGACGGCCGGATTGTCGCTGCGGCTCAGGAAGAGCGCTTCACCCGCAAGAAGCACGACCACCATTTTCCGCAACGCGCGCTCGAGTACTGCCTCGATCAGGCGGGTTTGAGTGCCAGCCAGCTTGACTACGTGGGCTTTTACGACAAGCCGGTGCTGAAATTCGAGCGCCTCCTGGAAACCTACGTGGCTTACGCGCCGCGCGGGTATCGTTCTTTCATGAAAGCCATGCCGCTGTGGCTGCGGGAGAAGCTGCACATCCCGCGTGCGCTGTCGAAGGGCCTGGGTGGAGCGTACACCAGGAAGTTCATTTTCACCGAGCACCACGAATCGCACGCCGCCAGCGCGTTCTTTCCTTCTCCTTTCGAGGAGGCCGCGGTCTTGACCCTGGACGGGGTCGGAGAGTGGGCAACGGCAAGCGTGGGCGTGGGCCGCGGAAACGAGCTGTCGCTGGTGCAGGAGATGCATTTCCCCCACTCGATCGGGTTGCTGTATTCGGCTTTCACCTACTTCACCGGGTTCCGGGTGAACTCGGGCGAGTACAAGCTCATGGGCCTGGCTCCCTACGGCGAGCCACGTTTCGCGCAGCTGATGCTGGACAAGCTGCTGGACCTGAAGCCGGACGGCTCCCTGCGCATGGATATGCGCTACTTCAACTACTGCCACGGACTGACAATGACGTCGTCCAAGATGGACAAGCTGTTCGGCGGGCCCCCGCGAAAACCCGAGGCACCCATCACGCAGCGCGAGATGGACATCGCGGCGTCGATTCAGCAGGTCACGGAAGAGATCATGCTTCGTTGCGCGCGTCACGCCCACGAAGTAACGGGCCAGCGCAATCTCTGTCTGGCTGGCGGTGTGGCCCTGAACTGCGTCGGCAACGGACGGATCGCTCGCGAATCCCCCTTTGACCAGATCTGGATTCAACCTGCGGCGGGCGACGCCGGCGGAGCGCTCGGAACAGCGCTGTTCATTTGGCACCAGCTCCTGGGGAACGAGCGTCGGGTGGGCCACAGCGACAGCCAAACCGGCTCGCTGCTTGGGCCGCGGTTCGACCTCGACGAGATCCGCCGCTTCCTCGACGCCCAGGGTGCCAGCTACCACGTCTACGGCGATGACCGGCAGCTATGTAGACGGGTGGCAGAGCTCCTCAACCAGGAGAAAGTGGTGGGCTGGATGCAGGGCCGCATGGAGTTTGGCCCCAGAGCCCTCGGATCGCGGAGCATTCTTGGCGATCCACGCAGTTCGCGCATGCAGTCCGTCATGAACCTGAAGATCAAGTTCCGCGAGTCGTTTCGCCCGTTTGCACCGTCTGTGCTCAAGGAGCACGCGCAGGAGTACTTCGGGCTTGGCCAGGGTACGGAGAGCCCCTACATGCTCGTCGTCGCGCCCGTAGTCGAGGCCAAGCGCGCAAAGACCAACGGGTCGAGCGCCATGGGACTCGACAAGCTCAAGGTGGTCCGCTCGGAGGTGCCAGCAATTACCCATGTCGACTACTCTGCGCGGGTTCAGACCGTGGATGGTGAGCGTCATGGGCGTTACTACCGGTTGCTCAAGGAGTTCTACAGCCAGTCGGGCTGTCCCGTGCTGATCAATACCTCGTTCAATGTGCGTGGCGAACCTATCGTGTGCACGCCCGAAGACGCCTACCGGTGCTTCTTGGCTACCAACATGGACGTCCTGGTTCTCGAAGATGTGGTGCTGCTCAAGGACGAGCAGGCGGCGGCGCCCAAGCACGAGGTCGATCAGTACCTGAGTCAGTTCTCGCTCGACTGA
- the rplS gene encoding 50S ribosomal protein L19: protein MHTVPGIRAIEDRQRRELSPFRVGDTLKVHYRIHEGDKERIQIFQGTVIRKSRGGIGATFCVRKVALGVGVERIFPLHSPRIEKVEVVSSGRVRRSRLYYLRALRGKAARLREISRGNAPSKGRTRGRKKAAKAS from the coding sequence ATGCACACGGTACCCGGAATCAGAGCGATCGAAGACCGCCAGCGCCGTGAGCTGTCCCCTTTCAGGGTCGGCGATACCCTCAAGGTCCACTATCGCATTCACGAGGGAGACAAGGAGCGAATACAGATCTTTCAGGGGACTGTCATTCGCAAGTCGCGCGGCGGGATCGGGGCCACCTTCTGCGTCCGCAAGGTCGCTCTCGGCGTCGGAGTGGAGCGCATATTCCCCCTGCATTCGCCGCGTATCGAGAAGGTGGAGGTCGTCAGCAGCGGCCGCGTGCGCCGCTCACGCCTCTACTACCTCCGGGCGTTGCGTGGCAAGGCGGCACGGCTGCGCGAGATAAGCCGGGGCAACGCTCCGAGCAAGGGCAGGACCAGAGGGAGAAAGAAAGCCGCAAAGGCCAGCTAG
- the rimM gene encoding ribosome maturation factor RimM (Essential for efficient processing of 16S rRNA), translated as MIRRPGPGASQRGLRGLVSLARIGRPHGLRGELRVRPYNPESDLITRLTHVVARQSHACCALEITSVRPHRAPLLLLGFSGILDRQAASRLTGYELCAGRGQLPPLARGEYYHVDLVGLQVRDIHGSPLGIVRGVEPYPSVDVVLVDGHGVVREVPMIAPYLISVDVDRGAMVVQHFLELPVVPRPKWPSSDNRDGP; from the coding sequence ATGATTCGCAGACCCGGGCCCGGCGCTTCCCAACGAGGCCTGCGAGGCCTGGTTTCGCTGGCACGAATCGGCCGCCCGCATGGGCTTCGGGGCGAGCTTCGCGTGCGTCCATACAATCCCGAATCGGATCTGATAACGCGGCTTACGCATGTGGTGGCGCGGCAATCCCATGCTTGCTGTGCCCTCGAGATCACCTCGGTCCGCCCTCACAGGGCCCCCCTTCTGCTGCTCGGATTCTCCGGCATCCTCGACCGGCAGGCAGCCTCGCGGTTGACGGGATACGAGCTGTGCGCTGGCCGGGGCCAACTGCCGCCCCTTGCCCGCGGTGAGTACTATCACGTCGATCTGGTTGGCCTTCAGGTCAGGGACATCCATGGCAGTCCGCTGGGCATCGTGCGAGGGGTAGAGCCGTATCCAAGCGTGGACGTCGTGCTCGTGGATGGACACGGTGTGGTACGGGAGGTGCCGATGATCGCTCCCTACCTGATCTCGGTTGATGTCGATCGTGGTGCCATGGTCGTGCAGCACTTCCTAGAGCTTCCCGTAGTTCCTCGACCCAAGTGGCCGTCCAGCGACAACCGGGACGGACCCTAA
- the trmD gene encoding tRNA (guanosine(37)-N1)-methyltransferase TrmD has product MRFNVITLFPELFEPLLRVGVLGRAVAAGAIEIHCVNPRAYTRDTYRSVDDTPYGGGAGMVMIPGPLCDAMDACDQPKSGDSAAPQRAHRVLLTPQGAVLTQTRAKHWSRLGALTLVCGRYEGFDERVRGHVDEELSLGDFVLSGGEVAAMAVIETVSRFVPSVLGNRRSCEQESHAAEGLLEYPQYTRPREFRGEPVPGVLLSGDHAAIAGWRRLQSLLRTSRRRPDLLARTSLSEQEQRWLARAGRDPDGLEPS; this is encoded by the coding sequence ATGCGTTTCAACGTCATCACACTGTTTCCCGAGCTGTTCGAGCCGCTGCTCCGCGTGGGCGTTCTTGGTAGAGCCGTTGCCGCGGGTGCGATCGAGATACACTGCGTCAATCCACGTGCCTACACGCGAGATACATATAGGAGCGTAGACGATACCCCCTACGGGGGTGGCGCCGGTATGGTAATGATACCTGGCCCCCTGTGCGACGCAATGGATGCTTGCGATCAGCCAAAGAGCGGCGACTCGGCAGCACCGCAGCGGGCTCACCGAGTGCTGCTCACGCCTCAGGGTGCAGTGTTGACCCAGACACGAGCGAAGCACTGGTCCAGGCTTGGAGCATTGACCTTGGTGTGTGGGCGCTACGAGGGGTTCGACGAGCGCGTGCGCGGGCATGTGGACGAGGAGCTGTCGTTGGGTGACTTCGTCCTGAGCGGCGGCGAGGTGGCTGCCATGGCTGTGATCGAAACGGTATCACGTTTCGTACCCAGCGTGTTGGGCAATCGGCGCTCTTGCGAGCAGGAGTCCCACGCTGCCGAGGGTCTCCTAGAGTATCCGCAATACACGCGCCCCCGGGAGTTCCGTGGCGAACCCGTCCCCGGCGTACTGCTTTCGGGCGACCACGCGGCGATCGCCGGTTGGAGGCGGCTTCAGTCCCTGCTGAGGACGAGCCGCCGGCGCCCCGACCTCCTCGCACGCACGTCGCTGAGTGAGCAGGAGCAGCGGTGGCTCGCCCGGGCGGGCCGGGACCCCGACGGTTTGGAGCCATCGTGA
- the rpsP gene encoding 30S ribosomal protein S16, giving the protein MLKVRLARRGAKKRPYYHVVVANSESPRDGKFVEQIGTYDPARPMSEARINGNRLEYWLGHGAQMTRTAGHVIKEALGASSVG; this is encoded by the coding sequence ATGCTCAAAGTTCGATTGGCCAGACGCGGCGCAAAGAAGAGGCCCTACTACCACGTCGTGGTGGCCAACTCCGAAAGCCCCAGAGACGGTAAGTTCGTGGAGCAGATCGGTACTTATGATCCCGCTCGACCGATGAGCGAGGCTCGCATCAACGGCAACCGGCTCGAGTACTGGCTGGGTCATGGCGCACAGATGACTCGAACCGCCGGCCACGTCATCAAGGAGGCCCTCGGTGCCTCCTCCGTGGGCTAG
- the lexA gene encoding transcriptional repressor LexA: MQKLTDRQRMVLDYISISIERRGYPPTLREIGNHMGIRSTNGVNDHLRALERKGYLAREDMKSRALRPTPAAGYSMPRMFDAGQMTRVPILGRVAAGQLSEAIENPEEAVHVDRGLVGQGYELFGLRIRGDSMVDAGIHDGDYVFVRKQTEATRGSIVIALVGDEATCKYYYPESDHIRLQPANGQMAPILIPRNDWRTAHVLGVVVGVYRKLDVS; encoded by the coding sequence ATGCAAAAACTCACGGACAGACAGCGGATGGTGCTCGACTACATCTCGATTTCCATCGAGCGCAGGGGCTATCCGCCAACTCTTCGGGAGATCGGCAATCACATGGGAATTCGGAGCACAAATGGGGTGAATGACCACCTTAGAGCACTCGAACGCAAGGGCTACCTGGCACGCGAGGACATGAAGAGTCGCGCACTTCGACCTACTCCAGCGGCCGGCTACTCCATGCCTCGCATGTTCGATGCTGGACAGATGACGCGCGTACCGATTCTTGGCCGGGTCGCAGCCGGTCAGCTCTCGGAAGCGATCGAGAACCCCGAGGAAGCCGTGCACGTCGACCGAGGCCTGGTTGGGCAGGGATACGAGCTTTTTGGGCTGCGAATCCGAGGCGACTCCATGGTCGACGCGGGTATTCACGACGGCGACTACGTCTTCGTACGCAAGCAAACAGAGGCGACCCGGGGTTCCATTGTCATCGCGCTGGTGGGTGACGAGGCCACCTGCAAGTACTACTACCCCGAAAGCGATCACATCCGTCTGCAGCCGGCCAACGGCCAGATGGCGCCTATTCTGATTCCACGCAACGACTGGAGAACGGCCCACGTGCTTGGGGTGGTTGTTGGAGTCTATCGCAAGCTCGATGTTAGTTAG
- a CDS encoding HAD family phosphatase, protein METLVTDPFRHVMPRFFGLSLPQLLAAKNQHAWIAFEKGLSSEETYLRGFFQDGRSFDHDAFRARVRASYEWLPGMRELLAELRARGRAMYALSNYPVWYTWIEERLGMSKYVQWDFVSCRTGLRKPDRRAYLNAAACIGREPCECLFVDDRSDNCDAARTLAMDALLFKDSGSLRVELKARNLL, encoded by the coding sequence ATGGAAACGCTGGTGACGGATCCGTTTCGGCACGTCATGCCGCGTTTCTTTGGCTTGTCGCTGCCGCAGCTACTGGCGGCGAAGAACCAGCATGCGTGGATTGCGTTCGAGAAGGGGCTCTCAAGCGAGGAAACCTACCTGCGTGGTTTCTTTCAGGATGGGCGCAGCTTCGATCACGATGCCTTCCGGGCTCGTGTGAGGGCCTCGTACGAGTGGCTTCCCGGCATGCGCGAGCTTCTCGCTGAGCTACGCGCGCGGGGGCGTGCAATGTACGCCCTGAGCAACTATCCGGTCTGGTACACATGGATCGAAGAGCGGCTCGGCATGTCGAAGTACGTTCAATGGGACTTCGTGTCCTGCCGTACTGGATTGCGAAAGCCGGATCGTCGTGCCTATCTGAATGCCGCCGCCTGCATCGGGCGCGAGCCGTGCGAGTGTCTGTTCGTCGACGATCGAAGCGACAACTGCGACGCCGCCCGCACATTGGCCATGGACGCCCTGCTGTTCAAGGACAGCGGCAGCCTGCGTGTCGAGCTCAAGGCGCGCAACCTACTCTAG
- a CDS encoding KH domain-containing protein codes for MDQLTELVSYVAKALVDEPDAVQVTAVEGERTVILELSVAQGDLGKVIGKDGRTARALRTLLAASSARRSKRAVLEILE; via the coding sequence ATGGACCAGCTCACAGAACTCGTCTCGTACGTGGCGAAGGCCCTTGTGGATGAACCCGATGCCGTGCAAGTGACCGCTGTGGAAGGCGAGCGAACGGTGATTCTGGAACTGAGCGTGGCCCAGGGCGACCTGGGTAAGGTAATAGGCAAGGACGGCCGTACGGCGCGCGCGCTTCGTACGCTGCTGGCGGCGAGCTCGGCCAGGCGCTCAAAGCGCGCAGTGCTCGAGATTCTCGAGTAG
- a CDS encoding SxtJ family membrane protein: MALIEINKNPSRRDLRVFGWMFPVFMGLVAGIVFWRFEAPRVAMVLAGIGASVGLLYAVAPPLRRPIYLGWIYLTMPIGYTISWTLLTLIYLVVLTPVGLLLRLFGKDPMNRKFDPTAQSYWRPHPGRDTASYFRQF; encoded by the coding sequence ATGGCCCTGATCGAGATCAACAAGAATCCAAGCCGGCGCGATCTGCGCGTCTTCGGCTGGATGTTTCCTGTCTTCATGGGCCTCGTTGCGGGCATCGTGTTTTGGCGTTTCGAAGCCCCCAGGGTGGCGATGGTCCTGGCAGGCATCGGAGCCTCTGTGGGCCTTCTCTACGCTGTGGCCCCGCCACTGAGGAGGCCGATCTATCTGGGCTGGATCTACCTGACGATGCCCATCGGCTACACCATCTCGTGGACCCTGTTGACCCTCATCTACCTAGTTGTGCTGACGCCCGTGGGGCTGCTGCTGCGGCTCTTTGGAAAGGACCCCATGAACCGCAAGTTCGATCCAACGGCGCAGAGCTACTGGCGGCCGCACCCGGGAAGAGATACCGCCAGCTACTTCAGACAGTTCTAG
- a CDS encoding DUF5989 family protein translates to MGFFAEFWLFLRQNKKWWLTPIILTLLVVGMLVVLGGSAAAPFIYTLF, encoded by the coding sequence ATTGGATTTTTTGCCGAGTTCTGGCTGTTTCTGCGCCAGAATAAAAAATGGTGGTTGACACCCATCATCCTGACCCTGCTCGTAGTGGGAATGCTGGTAGTGCTCGGTGGCTCTGCGGCCGCGCCGTTCATCTACACACTTTTCTAG
- a CDS encoding acyl-CoA dehydrogenase family protein, producing the protein MNFELDDLHRTIRDTARQFARDEVAPRAVEWDEQERFPSEIIPRLGELGFLGVLIPEAYGGAGLDTLAYAIVVEEISRADGSLGLTLASHNGLGSSHLASFGSEEQKQRYLPKLASGQWLGAWCLTEPGSGSDSVSMQTRAVRNGDGWLINGSKMFVTQGSVAGVWVVLAKTDVQAGSKGVTAFALERDTPGFRIAREVKKLGMRSSDTAEIVLDNARVADAQRVGECGSGFVDAMQILDKGRISIGALALGLGEGALESAIQYAKERRQFGKPIADFQAIQWMLADARAELDAARLLLWRAAWLADTGRPFRREAAMAKLFASEAAQRACDHALQIHGGYGYTREFPVERHLRDVRLCRIGEGTSEVQRMLIARDLLG; encoded by the coding sequence ATGAACTTCGAACTCGACGATCTGCATCGCACCATACGGGACACGGCGCGGCAGTTCGCGCGCGACGAGGTCGCACCTCGTGCGGTCGAGTGGGATGAACAAGAGCGTTTCCCATCGGAAATCATCCCGCGGTTGGGTGAGTTGGGGTTCTTGGGTGTCCTAATACCCGAGGCGTACGGCGGTGCTGGCTTGGATACGCTCGCGTATGCGATCGTCGTAGAGGAGATCAGCAGAGCAGACGGTTCGCTCGGCCTGACCCTGGCCTCTCACAATGGACTTGGATCGTCGCATTTGGCGAGTTTTGGCAGCGAGGAGCAGAAGCAACGGTACCTTCCGAAGCTTGCGAGCGGCCAGTGGCTCGGTGCCTGGTGCCTGACCGAGCCCGGCTCGGGCTCCGACTCGGTGTCGATGCAGACGCGCGCCGTGAGGAACGGCGATGGTTGGCTGATCAACGGAAGCAAGATGTTTGTGACGCAAGGCTCGGTCGCTGGTGTTTGGGTCGTTCTGGCAAAGACCGACGTCCAGGCGGGGAGCAAAGGTGTCACCGCCTTTGCTCTCGAGCGCGATACACCGGGTTTCCGTATTGCTCGAGAGGTCAAGAAGCTCGGCATGCGCTCGAGCGACACGGCGGAGATCGTTCTCGACAACGCTCGAGTCGCCGACGCTCAGCGGGTGGGCGAGTGCGGCTCGGGCTTCGTGGATGCGATGCAGATTCTGGATAAGGGAAGAATCAGCATTGGCGCCCTCGCGCTAGGTTTGGGGGAGGGTGCCCTCGAGTCTGCGATCCAGTACGCCAAGGAGCGCAGGCAATTCGGAAAGCCCATTGCGGACTTTCAGGCGATTCAATGGATGCTTGCCGACGCGCGGGCGGAGCTGGATGCGGCCCGGCTGCTTCTATGGCGAGCCGCCTGGCTGGCAGATACCGGGCGACCTTTTCGCCGCGAGGCCGCCATGGCCAAGCTCTTCGCGTCCGAGGCCGCCCAGCGCGCCTGCGACCACGCGCTGCAGATTCACGGCGGCTACGGGTATACTCGGGAGTTCCCGGTGGAGCGCCACCTACGCGACGTGCGACTATGTCGAATCGGCGAGGGCACGAGCGAGGTGCAGCGGATGTTGATCGCCCGCGACCTGCTCGGATAG